The proteins below come from a single Cylindrospermopsis raciborskii Cr2010 genomic window:
- a CDS encoding ATP phosphoribosyltransferase regulatory subunit, whose protein sequence is MVYQPAAGARDLLPLDVAQKRWIEDRLQQVFHRWGYHRIITSTLERMDTIMAGEAIDRHKVIQLQTGQDEELGLRPELTASIARTVVTRMAMAHYPQRLYYNANVFRRNWEKRHNHQQEYYQAGVELLGAEGLLANAEVLLLTSNCLTALGLNQWHLILGEAGITKSLLNAFPPEIRTQVRMAIANLDRVAIDTLPLGEDLHKQAKIMMDLRGKSGEVLQKVSNFPLDSSQQAAVNHLKSLVELLEAEGKFSLILDLSLIQTIDYYTGIVFEVVGDLNGQAQVLGRGGRYDQLLGLYNPRGENIPGIGFELSIDDLYQVLSSTQQLPQTIPSSNWLVVPEGDNAQVATFAYAQKLRDSADLIRVEMELGGKDPQGVREYAKERSIAQIAWIKSDGTGRIETVS, encoded by the coding sequence ATGGTGTATCAACCAGCAGCGGGAGCTAGAGATTTATTACCCTTAGATGTGGCTCAAAAACGCTGGATTGAAGATAGGTTACAACAGGTTTTTCATCGTTGGGGATATCACAGGATTATCACCTCAACTTTGGAGCGTATGGATACTATTATGGCTGGAGAAGCTATTGATCGCCATAAAGTTATACAGTTACAAACCGGTCAAGATGAAGAATTGGGTTTACGTCCCGAATTGACTGCTTCTATTGCTCGGACTGTGGTTACCCGTATGGCCATGGCTCATTATCCCCAGCGATTATATTACAACGCCAATGTGTTTCGTCGTAATTGGGAAAAACGACACAATCATCAGCAAGAATATTATCAAGCAGGTGTGGAACTGTTAGGTGCTGAGGGTTTATTGGCTAATGCAGAAGTGTTACTTTTGACCTCTAACTGTTTGACAGCTCTAGGGTTAAACCAATGGCATTTAATTTTGGGTGAAGCAGGAATTACTAAGTCCCTACTCAATGCTTTCCCCCCGGAAATTAGAACTCAGGTGAGAATGGCGATCGCCAATTTAGATAGGGTAGCCATAGATACTTTACCCCTGGGTGAGGATCTACATAAACAGGCGAAAATCATGATGGATTTACGGGGAAAAAGTGGGGAGGTGTTGCAAAAAGTCAGTAATTTCCCTTTAGATTCCAGTCAGCAAGCAGCGGTCAACCATCTGAAATCCCTGGTGGAATTATTAGAAGCGGAAGGGAAATTTTCTCTCATTCTTGATCTGAGTCTCATTCAAACCATTGATTATTACACGGGAATTGTGTTTGAAGTGGTGGGTGACCTGAATGGTCAGGCCCAGGTTTTAGGACGGGGAGGTCGCTATGACCAACTGTTGGGTTTATATAATCCTCGAGGAGAAAATATTCCTGGTATTGGGTTTGAATTGAGTATTGATGATTTATATCAAGTTTTATCCAGTACCCAACAATTACCCCAAACTATTCCTTCCAGTAATTGGTTAGTAGTACCAGAAGGGGACAATGCTCAAGTTGCCACTTTTGCTTATGCACAAAAGTTACGAGATTCAGCCGATTTAATTAGGGTGGAAATGGAATTAGGAGGCAAAGATCCTCAAGGGGTTCGTGAATATGCCAAAGAACGCTCCATAGCCCAAATTGCCTGGATTAAATCCGATGGCACAGGCAGAATTGAAACCGTTAGTTGA
- a CDS encoding metal ABC transporter permease produces the protein MTSLITNIHDLFNLLQFPFMQRAMIGAVLMGTLGGLLGSFATLRQLSFFSHAVGHAALVGVALGVLLNTNPHWMLLPFTLIFGVIVLYIIDQTDLASDSVLSIVLSGSLAIGVILTTMIQGYRGNLMAVLFGDILAIDHTDLILTLIILLISSIFILSTMRSQILLTLNPDVAKVQGVPVEVYRYSFVILLSLAVAVAIKAVGVLLVNAFLVIPSATAKLMSEHFSRFLILSVVIGCMSSIIGMTASGLFNQASGPTIVIVQFLLFVFTFSWVRLRRI, from the coding sequence ATGACTAGTCTTATTACTAATATTCACGACTTGTTTAATCTTTTGCAATTCCCATTTATGCAACGTGCCATGATAGGCGCAGTATTAATGGGAACATTGGGGGGGTTATTGGGCAGTTTTGCCACTCTACGCCAACTATCCTTTTTTAGTCATGCGGTGGGTCATGCAGCACTGGTGGGAGTTGCTTTGGGAGTGTTATTAAATACTAATCCCCATTGGATGTTATTGCCATTTACCCTAATTTTTGGTGTCATTGTCCTCTACATAATCGACCAAACTGATTTAGCTAGTGATAGTGTGCTTAGTATAGTCTTATCAGGATCCTTAGCCATCGGTGTGATCCTCACCACCATGATTCAGGGATATCGTGGTAACCTAATGGCGGTTCTCTTTGGGGATATTCTGGCCATTGACCATACGGATTTAATTTTAACCCTGATCATCTTATTAATAAGTAGTATTTTTATATTATCAACTATGCGATCGCAAATTTTGTTAACACTCAATCCGGATGTGGCTAAAGTTCAAGGTGTACCGGTTGAAGTATATCGCTATAGTTTTGTGATTTTACTATCTTTAGCAGTTGCAGTAGCAATTAAAGCAGTAGGAGTATTACTAGTGAACGCGTTTTTAGTGATTCCCTCAGCGACAGCCAAATTAATGAGTGAGCATTTCAGTAGATTTTTAATCTTATCAGTGGTAATAGGTTGTATGAGTAGTATTATTGGCATGACAGCTTCTGGTCTATTTAACCAAGCTTCTGGTCCAACCATAGTAATTGTGCAGTTTCTTTTGTTTGTGTTTACTTTTAGCTGGGTCAGATTGAGGAGGATATAA
- a CDS encoding indolepyruvate ferredoxin oxidoreductase subunit alpha — translation MPHTIVTETCEGVADCVTACPVACIHEGLGKNMKGTDWYWIDFTTCIDCGICLQVCPVEGAIVPQERPELQKIPQ, via the coding sequence ATGCCACATACAATAGTTACAGAAACTTGCGAAGGAGTTGCAGACTGTGTTACTGCTTGTCCAGTAGCGTGCATTCATGAAGGTCTAGGTAAGAATATGAAAGGTACAGATTGGTACTGGATAGACTTTACCACTTGTATTGATTGTGGTATATGTTTACAAGTTTGCCCAGTAGAAGGAGCAATAGTTCCCCAGGAACGACCTGAATTACAAAAAATACCACAATAA
- the sir gene encoding sulfite reductase, ferredoxin dependent, with amino-acid sequence MINSASSSISDRKPSKVEGIKEKSNFLREPLATEILEDTTHFTEDAIQILKFHGSYQQDNRDNRVKGQEKDYQMMLRTKNPGGLVPPQLYLALDKLADEYGNHTLRATTRQGFQIHGVLKKNLKTVIGTIIENLGSTLGACGDINRNVMAPPAPWKNRPEYQYAWEYAQNVADLLSPQTGAYYEIWLDGEKAITAQEHPEVKAARQKNGTGTIFHDSVEPIYGTYYMPRKFKVCVTVPGDNSVDLYSQDLTLVVITNEQGELEGFNVFAGGGLGRTHNKEETFARLADAICYVDKKDVYELVKAIVATQRDYGDRTDRRHARLKYLIQDWGVDKFRAKVEEYFGNKVKPFQELPPFKYQDFLGWNEQGDGNLFLGISIDNGRVKDEGKFQLKTALRTIVEQFDLPMRLTPNQNLIFYDIVPKDRQTIQAILERSGVITNPQTISALTRYAMACPALPTCGLAITESERAIPGILERIRTLLDKVGLQKEHFVVRMTGCPNGCARPYMAELGFVGSAPESYQVWLGGSPDQTRLAQPIIEKLHHNSIESFLEPIFVFFKKSRQAKESFGDFCDRVGLDAIREFSASYKPEEVVSTSKYRHRVSLQDDIYLQLKQTSERVNKPMTQLVNEALATYLAQLD; translated from the coding sequence ATGATTAACTCTGCATCTTCCTCGATTAGCGATCGCAAGCCTTCTAAAGTGGAAGGGATCAAAGAGAAAAGTAACTTTCTCAGAGAACCCCTAGCCACGGAAATCCTTGAGGATACGACCCATTTCACCGAGGACGCCATACAAATTCTCAAGTTTCACGGTTCCTACCAACAGGATAATAGGGATAACCGCGTCAAAGGACAGGAGAAAGACTATCAGATGATGCTGCGGACAAAAAATCCTGGTGGTTTAGTTCCGCCCCAGCTATACCTAGCCTTAGATAAATTAGCTGATGAATATGGTAACCATACACTAAGAGCCACTACCCGTCAAGGTTTTCAAATTCATGGTGTGTTAAAAAAGAACTTGAAAACCGTAATTGGGACTATCATCGAAAATCTTGGGTCCACCTTGGGAGCTTGTGGGGATATTAACCGCAATGTGATGGCACCCCCCGCACCTTGGAAAAACCGTCCAGAATATCAATATGCTTGGGAATATGCCCAAAATGTTGCTGATTTACTGTCTCCTCAAACGGGAGCTTATTATGAAATTTGGTTAGATGGGGAAAAAGCCATCACAGCCCAGGAACACCCAGAAGTAAAAGCAGCAAGGCAAAAAAATGGCACTGGGACTATTTTTCATGACTCGGTAGAGCCCATTTATGGCACTTATTATATGCCACGTAAATTCAAAGTTTGCGTGACCGTACCCGGTGATAATTCCGTAGATTTGTATTCCCAGGATTTAACCCTGGTAGTCATTACTAATGAGCAAGGAGAACTGGAGGGTTTTAACGTCTTTGCTGGTGGTGGTTTAGGAAGAACCCATAACAAGGAAGAAACTTTTGCTCGGTTAGCAGATGCTATTTGCTATGTAGATAAAAAAGATGTCTATGAGCTTGTGAAAGCAATTGTTGCCACCCAAAGAGATTATGGCGATCGCACGGACAGAAGACATGCCAGGTTAAAATATCTAATACAAGACTGGGGAGTAGATAAATTCCGGGCTAAAGTAGAAGAGTATTTTGGCAACAAGGTTAAACCTTTCCAAGAGCTACCACCATTCAAATATCAAGATTTTCTGGGATGGAATGAGCAAGGGGATGGTAATCTGTTTCTAGGGATTTCCATAGACAATGGTCGAGTGAAAGATGAGGGGAAATTTCAACTAAAAACTGCCTTACGGACCATAGTTGAACAGTTTGACCTACCCATGCGTCTTACCCCCAACCAGAACCTAATTTTCTATGATATTGTCCCCAAAGATCGGCAAACCATTCAAGCCATTTTAGAAAGATCCGGGGTAATTACTAATCCCCAGACCATTTCTGCCCTAACCCGCTATGCTATGGCTTGTCCAGCCTTACCCACCTGCGGTTTAGCTATTACCGAATCAGAAAGAGCAATACCTGGAATATTAGAGCGGATTCGCACCTTACTGGATAAGGTAGGTCTGCAAAAAGAACATTTTGTGGTGAGGATGACCGGTTGTCCCAATGGGTGCGCTCGTCCCTACATGGCTGAATTAGGGTTTGTAGGGAGTGCGCCAGAATCCTATCAGGTATGGTTAGGTGGTTCCCCGGATCAAACCAGATTAGCACAACCAATAATTGAGAAATTGCACCACAATAGTATTGAGAGCTTTTTAGAACCCATCTTTGTCTTTTTCAAGAAGTCCCGTCAAGCGAAAGAGAGTTTTGGTGATTTTTGTGATAGGGTTGGTTTGGATGCCATTCGGGAATTTTCAGCTAGTTACAAGCCAGAAGAGGTAGTTAGCACTAGTAAATACCGACATCGGGTAAGTTTGCAAGATGACATTTACTTACAGCTCAAGCAAACCTCAGAGAGAGTAAATAAACCCATGACTCAGCTGGTCAATGAAGCGTTGGCTACCTATTTGGCACAGTTGGACTAA
- a CDS encoding metal ABC transporter ATP-binding protein, with the protein MTQNPSNQSKITLPILKVEGLNIYQGKYLAIRDVSFELFPGTDTAIVGPNGAGKSTLVKGILDLIPHTAGKIEVFGFPLSRLGNLRQLLGYVPQNFIFDRSFPISTSELVGLGIGQYESVSGRNSSSINSWLCKFRQIRQQQSTAIKVALQRTNSYHLRNKTIGTLSGGELKRVLLAYCLVTPRKLLILDEAFAGVDIQGAADFYALLNQLKLEEGWTVLQVSHDIDMVNRHCDRVLCLNQTLVCSGKPEIALSPQNLLATYGPGFSRYQHHH; encoded by the coding sequence ATGACTCAAAATCCGTCAAATCAGTCAAAAATTACATTACCAATATTAAAGGTAGAGGGGTTGAACATCTACCAGGGGAAATATTTGGCCATTAGGGATGTTTCCTTTGAATTGTTTCCGGGGACGGATACAGCTATAGTTGGACCTAACGGTGCTGGTAAAAGTACCCTGGTAAAGGGTATATTAGATTTGATTCCCCACACTGCTGGGAAAATTGAGGTTTTTGGTTTCCCCCTTTCTAGATTGGGGAATTTACGTCAATTACTGGGCTATGTACCACAAAACTTTATCTTTGACCGTAGTTTTCCTATTTCCACAAGTGAGTTAGTAGGACTAGGTATTGGTCAATATGAATCAGTCAGTGGGAGAAATAGCTCGTCTATTAATTCATGGTTATGTAAATTTCGACAAATCCGACAACAACAATCCACAGCTATTAAGGTAGCATTACAGCGTACAAATTCCTACCATTTAAGAAATAAGACCATTGGCACACTCAGTGGTGGTGAATTAAAAAGGGTTTTGTTGGCCTATTGTTTAGTAACTCCCCGAAAACTGCTAATTTTAGACGAAGCTTTCGCTGGGGTGGATATTCAGGGAGCAGCAGATTTTTATGCTTTGCTCAATCAGTTAAAATTAGAAGAAGGGTGGACCGTATTACAGGTTTCCCACGATATTGACATGGTGAATCGCCATTGTGACCGCGTGCTTTGCTTAAATCAAACCTTGGTCTGTTCTGGTAAACCGGAAATTGCTCTTTCACCACAAAATCTGTTAGCAACCTATGGCCCAGGTTTCAGTCGTTATCAACATCATCATTAA
- a CDS encoding metal ABC transporter solute-binding protein, Zn/Mn family codes for MKNFGKTTKTTKITRRILGWSSSILFLSLIYGCERSQVNVPTEKSTSTESSPATQTKIVATFLPVYLFTKAIVGDVAKVDVLVKPGTDIHEYQSTPDNVKAIATGSILVKNGLGLEEFLEGTVKNAKNPKLVEIDASKGIKVMDDGSPVEKIKGEKHDHKHDHALGNPHVWLDPVLAKQQVINIRDGLIAADAQNKQTYQTNAAAYIQELDNLNREFEQTLGKIPNCTFITFHDAFPYMAKRYNLKQVAVVELPEDKLAPGDIQAVINTVRKYKVKVLFSEPGIDNKLLTSLAQDLNLTLYSLNSLETGERNPQYYFQAMRDNLKSLATGCQK; via the coding sequence ATGAAAAATTTTGGCAAAACTACCAAAACTACTAAGATTACTAGAAGGATTTTAGGTTGGTCATCTTCTATCCTATTTCTTTCTTTAATATATGGTTGTGAGCGATCGCAGGTTAATGTACCAACAGAAAAATCAACATCAACCGAATCTAGTCCAGCTACTCAAACTAAAATAGTGGCAACATTTTTACCGGTCTACCTATTCACTAAAGCTATAGTAGGGGATGTAGCCAAGGTAGACGTGTTAGTAAAGCCTGGTACTGATATTCATGAATATCAATCTACTCCAGATAATGTCAAGGCGATCGCCACTGGGAGTATTTTGGTAAAAAACGGTCTAGGGTTGGAAGAGTTTTTAGAGGGTACAGTGAAAAATGCTAAAAACCCTAAATTAGTAGAAATTGATGCTAGTAAAGGGATTAAGGTGATGGATGATGGTTCACCGGTGGAGAAAATAAAAGGGGAGAAACATGACCACAAACATGATCACGCCCTGGGGAATCCCCATGTATGGTTGGATCCGGTATTAGCCAAACAGCAAGTCATTAATATTAGAGATGGTTTAATTGCAGCTGATGCGCAAAATAAACAGACCTATCAAACTAATGCAGCAGCTTATATTCAGGAACTGGATAATCTAAATAGGGAATTTGAGCAAACTCTTGGTAAAATACCTAACTGTACTTTCATTACTTTTCACGATGCTTTTCCTTATATGGCTAAACGTTATAATCTGAAACAGGTTGCAGTAGTAGAGTTACCAGAGGACAAACTTGCACCAGGAGATATACAAGCGGTAATTAATACGGTGAGAAAGTACAAAGTTAAAGTTTTATTTAGCGAACCAGGAATAGATAATAAACTACTTACCAGTCTTGCTCAAGATTTGAATCTGACTTTATATTCCCTCAATTCGTTAGAAACAGGAGAGAGAAATCCCCAGTATTATTTTCAAGCCATGAGAGACAACTTAAAAAGTTTAGCAACAGGATGTCAAAAATAA
- a CDS encoding helix-turn-helix domain-containing protein, giving the protein MRKLTDSDKTEILKLYRETAETTSTLAERYGVSNSTISRLLKGILPEEDYEYLVSLKRAARTPEGRALVSYEQLPLLGQSQEDEIAATQTPVEELEPPKVEVTRVDTPQMEVSKAVIKEIAGVVDIQAIPIPAPIIRRVKTRSSATDKPPFPVSLDLEPVKNQVTILEETDSQASIIANMFGDDLLEDSEDLDDLDDDLYEDEEDFEEEEFERPTPFVTRPRAGDSSVQILPLSVAPLPKTCYLVIDRCAELITRPLKDFGDLGAIPIVETQQKTLPVFDNHRVAKRFSTKRDRVIRIPDSKVLHKTSNHLQAKGITRLLIDGQVYSLT; this is encoded by the coding sequence GTGAGAAAACTAACAGATTCAGACAAGACTGAAATTCTCAAACTCTATAGAGAAACCGCCGAAACTACCTCAACTTTGGCAGAACGCTATGGAGTGAGTAACTCCACCATTAGCCGTCTGCTTAAAGGTATTTTACCGGAAGAAGACTATGAGTATCTAGTTTCCCTCAAACGCGCTGCTAGAACTCCGGAAGGTAGGGCCCTGGTAAGCTATGAACAACTACCCCTGCTGGGTCAATCCCAGGAGGATGAGATTGCAGCTACCCAAACTCCCGTGGAGGAATTAGAACCTCCCAAGGTTGAGGTAACCAGAGTTGATACACCTCAGATGGAAGTGTCTAAAGCTGTAATAAAGGAAATTGCAGGTGTTGTAGATATTCAAGCTATACCCATTCCTGCTCCCATCATTAGAAGAGTGAAAACACGCTCCTCTGCAACGGACAAGCCTCCTTTTCCAGTCTCTTTAGATCTGGAACCAGTTAAAAACCAAGTTACAATCCTGGAAGAGACCGATTCTCAAGCTAGTATCATTGCTAATATGTTTGGTGATGATTTGCTGGAAGATTCAGAAGATTTGGATGATTTAGATGATGATTTATATGAAGATGAGGAGGATTTTGAAGAAGAGGAGTTTGAAAGACCCACACCTTTTGTAACCCGACCTAGGGCTGGGGATAGCTCTGTGCAAATTTTGCCACTTTCAGTTGCGCCCCTACCAAAAACATGTTATTTAGTCATTGACCGCTGTGCAGAATTAATTACCAGACCCCTAAAAGACTTTGGTGATTTAGGCGCTATACCCATTGTGGAAACCCAACAAAAAACCCTGCCAGTGTTTGATAATCATCGAGTGGCTAAACGGTTTTCTACCAAACGCGATCGAGTGATTAGAATACCTGACAGTAAGGTGCTGCACAAGACTAGTAACCATTTGCAAGCCAAGGGTATTACCCGACTATTAATTGATGGTCAGGTTTACTCTTTGACCTAA
- a CDS encoding Uma2 family endonuclease, translating to MVQVAPKLITVNEFITQYGDNNHYELIDGELIEMEPTGPHEQISAFTSRKLNVEIDHQDLPYFTPSRCLVKLLGTNTAFRPDVIVLDQTQLINEPLWQQEPVITSGKLIKLIAEVVSTNWQNDYARKVEDYALLGVPEYWIIDYLGLGGREYIGKVKQPTITICKLIEDEYQKQLFQHDDLLVSAILPSLQLTAKQLLTAGGSVNMVGRL from the coding sequence ATGGTACAAGTAGCACCAAAACTAATCACTGTCAATGAGTTTATTACTCAATATGGTGACAATAATCATTATGAATTAATTGATGGGGAATTAATCGAGATGGAACCCACTGGACCACATGAACAAATATCAGCTTTTACCAGTCGTAAACTCAATGTAGAAATTGATCATCAAGATTTACCATATTTTACACCTTCTCGCTGCTTGGTGAAACTTTTGGGAACTAATACGGCTTTTCGTCCTGATGTGATTGTACTGGATCAAACTCAATTAATTAATGAGCCTTTATGGCAACAAGAACCTGTAATTACATCAGGAAAATTAATTAAATTAATTGCAGAAGTTGTGAGTACAAACTGGCAAAATGATTATGCTCGTAAGGTGGAAGATTATGCTTTATTAGGTGTACCTGAATATTGGATTATAGATTATTTGGGTTTAGGTGGTAGGGAATATATTGGTAAAGTTAAGCAGCCAACTATTACTATTTGTAAGTTAATTGAAGATGAGTATCAAAAGCAGTTGTTTCAACATGATGATCTTCTTGTTTCTGCTATTTTGCCCAGTTTACAATTAACTGCAAAACAACTTTTAACTGCTGGTGGTAGTGTAAATATGGTAGGTAGATTGTAG
- a CDS encoding ABC transporter ATP-binding protein codes for MINNPENSPKNNSRNNYLLEVENVHAGYIKDVDILQGINFRVGYGELVTVIGPNGAGKSTLAKTIFGLLTPHTGTITFGGEKINGLKCDQIVKKGMCYVPQIANVFPSLTIEENLEMGAFVRNIPLKPLKDKIFTMFPRLGDRRLQRAGTLSGGERQMLAMGKALMLEPRLLLLDEPSAALSPILVTQVFEQIKQINQGGTAIVLVEQNARKALELAHTGYVLVSGKDEISGSGQELLQDPKVGELYLGAGETRR; via the coding sequence ATGATAAACAACCCGGAAAATAGTCCTAAAAACAACTCCAGAAATAATTACCTACTAGAAGTAGAAAACGTCCACGCGGGGTACATTAAGGATGTGGATATTTTGCAAGGGATTAATTTTCGGGTTGGTTATGGAGAGTTGGTCACTGTCATTGGTCCTAATGGTGCAGGGAAATCTACCTTGGCTAAAACCATTTTTGGACTCTTGACACCTCACACGGGTACCATCACCTTTGGGGGAGAAAAAATCAACGGGTTAAAATGTGATCAAATCGTTAAGAAGGGTATGTGTTATGTACCCCAAATAGCCAACGTTTTCCCCTCATTAACCATAGAAGAAAATTTGGAAATGGGCGCTTTTGTCAGAAATATCCCCCTAAAACCCTTGAAAGATAAAATCTTCACCATGTTTCCCAGATTAGGCGATCGCCGTTTGCAACGTGCTGGAACTCTATCTGGTGGAGAAAGGCAAATGTTAGCTATGGGTAAAGCTTTAATGTTAGAACCGAGACTATTATTATTAGATGAACCTTCAGCAGCTTTATCTCCTATTTTAGTGACCCAGGTCTTTGAGCAGATTAAACAAATTAACCAGGGGGGAACAGCTATAGTCTTGGTAGAGCAAAATGCTCGGAAAGCACTAGAACTAGCTCATACAGGATATGTATTAGTCTCTGGAAAAGATGAGATTTCCGGATCAGGTCAGGAATTACTCCAAGATCCCAAAGTGGGAGAATTATACCTGGGTGCAGGAGAGACGAGGAGATAG
- the dcd gene encoding dCTP deaminase, with the protein MLKNDKWIIEQAKKGMIEPFEPSLLRTIKLESGAEVPALSYGLSSYGYDIRLSPKEFLVFKHIPGTVVNPKKFNPKNLESVDLQHDEDGDFFIIPAHSYGLGVALEKLQIPPNVTAICLGKSTYARVGLIANITPAEASWNGALTLEFSNSSSADCRIYANEGVVQLLFLEGEPCQTTYADRVGKYQNQPERVTLAKV; encoded by the coding sequence ATGCTGAAGAATGACAAGTGGATAATTGAACAAGCAAAGAAAGGAATGATTGAACCATTTGAACCTAGTTTACTTCGCACTATCAAGTTAGAATCTGGCGCAGAAGTACCTGCATTGAGTTATGGTTTATCTTCCTATGGTTATGATATACGTTTATCACCTAAAGAATTTTTAGTATTTAAACATATTCCTGGAACAGTTGTTAATCCTAAAAAATTTAATCCCAAAAATTTAGAATCTGTAGATTTACAACATGATGAAGATGGAGATTTTTTTATTATTCCTGCACATTCTTATGGACTAGGAGTAGCATTAGAAAAATTACAAATACCTCCTAATGTAACTGCAATTTGTTTGGGAAAAAGCACTTATGCCCGTGTGGGTTTGATAGCAAATATTACACCTGCGGAGGCTTCGTGGAATGGCGCACTTACCCTGGAATTTAGTAATTCATCAAGTGCTGATTGTAGAATTTATGCCAATGAAGGAGTTGTGCAATTATTGTTTTTAGAAGGAGAACCATGTCAAACTACTTATGCAGATAGAGTAGGTAAATATCAAAATCAGCCTGAAAGAGTAACTTTAGCTAAAGTATAG
- a CDS encoding iron uptake porin, with the protein MQKFLLYLLTSSVLGYAISMSGSALAEDVSKTESSVQVSEPNYISQMTSVSQLSDVQPGDWAFQAIQSLIERYGCVGGYPDGKFRGNRTLTRFEFAAALSACLDRVNELISSATADQVTKQDIANIERLQKQFGPELETFKRRVDTLEAKTTRLEATQFSTTTKLQGQVVAVVSDISARKVDGNPGAGRSATLGARTRLELVTSFTGKDTLFTRLQSNNIRTPDVGTTEAGFYFGGGVDSTALSVTALSYKFPIGDKTQVIAVANDGAAEDLTTTITSFNGDGAFGALSTFGTRNPIYSQLGASGLGINHEFNKNLTLSLGYLGGAMDPSSSAASPASGKGLFEGPYGALAQLTVKPSDRLTLGLTYINSYNLPLAAGSNNATTNFLGNFSSNSYGVQASLGVTPKLRLEGWAGYTKSQLLTGIKGDVDIWNYAVNLAFPDLWKKGNLGGLIVGMQPKVTNASTTLSGLKDKDTSYHLEGFYQFKVNDNITVTPGLIWLTAPNHNKQNDSVIIGALRTTFSF; encoded by the coding sequence ATGCAAAAATTTCTGTTGTATCTGCTAACAAGTTCTGTACTTGGCTATGCCATTTCTATGAGTGGCAGTGCTTTAGCCGAGGATGTGTCAAAAACAGAATCATCTGTACAGGTATCTGAGCCAAACTACATATCCCAGATGACATCCGTGTCCCAGCTATCAGACGTGCAACCGGGGGATTGGGCATTTCAAGCAATACAGTCATTAATTGAGCGTTATGGTTGTGTGGGTGGTTATCCCGATGGCAAGTTTCGTGGTAATCGAACACTGACCAGATTTGAATTTGCCGCCGCACTAAGTGCTTGTTTAGACCGTGTTAATGAGCTAATTAGTAGTGCTACTGCTGATCAGGTAACTAAACAGGACATTGCCAATATAGAGAGACTGCAAAAACAGTTTGGTCCGGAACTGGAAACTTTCAAGCGTCGTGTAGATACATTAGAGGCTAAAACCACCCGATTGGAAGCAACCCAATTTTCCACAACCACAAAATTGCAAGGTCAGGTAGTAGCTGTTGTTAGTGACATTTCTGCTAGGAAGGTTGACGGAAATCCGGGAGCGGGTAGGAGTGCCACCTTGGGAGCGCGGACAAGATTGGAGCTGGTTACCAGTTTTACAGGTAAAGATACCCTATTTACCAGACTTCAAAGTAATAACATTAGAACCCCTGATGTGGGAACTACAGAAGCAGGTTTCTACTTTGGGGGTGGTGTAGATAGTACAGCTCTTTCCGTGACTGCATTGTCATATAAATTTCCCATAGGTGATAAAACCCAGGTCATAGCTGTTGCTAACGATGGTGCAGCGGAGGACCTAACTACCACTATTACCAGCTTTAATGGTGATGGTGCTTTTGGTGCTTTATCTACCTTTGGTACGCGTAACCCTATTTACTCCCAATTGGGTGCTAGCGGTTTGGGAATAAACCACGAGTTCAATAAAAATTTAACATTGAGCCTAGGGTACTTGGGGGGAGCGATGGATCCCAGCAGTAGCGCTGCTAGTCCCGCTTCTGGTAAGGGTTTGTTTGAGGGACCCTACGGAGCTTTAGCTCAGCTAACTGTTAAACCAAGTGACCGTCTTACTCTGGGACTGACCTACATCAACTCCTACAATTTGCCACTTGCTGCGGGTAGCAATAATGCTACAACCAATTTCTTGGGCAATTTCTCCAGCAATTCCTACGGAGTACAAGCATCCCTGGGTGTTACCCCCAAACTGCGTTTAGAAGGTTGGGCGGGATATACCAAGAGCCAGTTGTTAACGGGTATAAAAGGAGATGTGGATATTTGGAACTATGCTGTTAACCTGGCCTTTCCAGATTTGTGGAAAAAAGGCAACTTGGGTGGTTTAATAGTCGGTATGCAGCCAAAAGTGACCAATGCAAGCACCACTTTGTCCGGACTTAAAGACAAAGATACTTCCTATCATTTGGAAGGTTTTTATCAGTTTAAAGTCAATGACAATATCACCGTCACTCCCGGTCTGATTTGGCTAACTGCACCAAATCACAACAAGCAAAATGACAGTGTTATTATTGGCGCGTTGAGAACTACCTTTAGTTTCTAA